The genomic window GTCAACACCAAATAAGAGAGTATGGTTAATTGAACCTGTAGTAAACTTACCAACTAGATCAGTTTGTAAAGTATAATTTTCTTGATAGTCATCATTGGATCTAAAGTTGCGTGACAGAATGCCTGTTGTTTCATTTAATCTTACAGGTTCAGCACGATAATCAAAACTATCTGAACTCTGATATCGGAAAGCATTGCGGATTTTCCAATTATCGTTAAAATTATGCTCTAAGCGATAGCTAAAACCTATTTCTTCAACTTTCCTTACATCATCTGGTTCGCCTAAAATACGCTCCACAGGAATGTCCAGAATACCGTTACCAAAAGCTAAAAATCCCCGATCAAATGGACGTTCATCGTTGAGATAGTCAAATTGAAACGTTAAGTTAGTTGCTTTGCCAATTTCCCATTTTAAAATGGGTGAAATAAAGAATCGTTGAATATCTTGATCAAAATTGCGGAATCCTGCTGAAGATTCGTAAACAGAGTTGAGCCTATATAACAGAGTTTTATCAGAATTTAGTGGACCTGAGATATCAAGACTAGGACGAAATGTGGAGAAATTACCCACTGACAATTCAGCATTATAGTAAGGATCTCTGAGAGGTTGCTTTGTAACTAAGTTAATTACACCTCCAGGTTCAACGCCACCATATAAAACTGAAGCCGGTCCTTTCAAAACTTCTATGCGTTCAACGTTTGCAGTTTCCCTAATACCACCTCGTCCATCTTTGAAACCATCAACTAAAATACCACCACCAAAAAGACCACCGGTAAAAAATCCGCGATTAGCCAGTTGATCTACTCCCCCACCAAACCCACCATTTTGAACCACACCACCAACATTCAGCAGTGCATCTCTTAAGCGAGTAACTCTTTGATCTCTAATCACTTCTTCAGGAACTACTTGAATAGTCTGAGGAATATCTCTGATCAAAGTGTCAGTTCTAGTTCCAGTGGAAGCATTGGGTACACGATATCTATTTTGCTCACCTGTGACTATTAATTCAATCGGTGTTTCACTCTGTGCAGATGGTTCTTCTGGCTGGGTTTCAGTGCTGGGTTGTGTCTGTGGTGTTTGTGTAGTCGTCACAGTTGGTACAACCCCAAAAACCAAACCTTCATCACCATCAAATAACTCAACTTGTGGCGCACCAGTTTCACCCGTCACTGTCACGCGAACAGTGTTTGCATCTAAATTTGTGACTATAACTTCACTAATTCCCGCAGTCGGTTTTTCTTGGCGGAATATATCACCATTAGGTAGGCGTAATTGGGTGTTAGGTATATCTACAATGTAATTGTTGCCCTCACTTTTCACTACTGATTGGAGCTTATCACTTTGATTGGTTTCTAAAATTATATCAAGCCCCTTATCAGTAGATTGTAATCTTACTTGGGGAATCACAATAGGTGATTGAGCTAGCAATTGTTTGACTTTGCTTACAGGTTTCAGATTATCTTTTTTCTCCTGTATGCTGCTGCTTTTTATCTCCTCAGCAATTGCGGGCATAGTAACTAAAATTCCGCTCAAACTCGCTATCCAAATCAGTTGTTCTAGTTTTGACATTTTCCTCACACTCCAGTTAAATTAGTTGTGCAAAAATAAGTAAAAATCTTTCGCCAAATGTAATATGTTCAACAAGACTATGGCTAACTCAGATATTTAAAAAGGTCATCAAGTAGTTTATTAATTCCAAAAAAGCCGTATGTCCACCATCTATTTACTTGGACTTCATACACTTGATTATTTTTTGCTGCTTTTAGTGTAGTTAAAAGAGGATTTTGAAAAAAGCTTGTGTTAATTGCTTGGTATCGTTCATAACGAACAAAACATCAGCATCATACTTATTTAATATCTCAATACTGGATACTACAGTTTCTTCTTTTTGATTTGCCAGTACAGGTATTAGTCGTATGCCAATGTCTTGGAAAACTTGATTATAAGTTTCATTATCTGAATATGTAGAGATGAGACCTTCTCCAAAAATATAAATCACCGATACTTCTATCTCTTTGAGACGTTCACCCATTAAATTTTGCAACTTTTGAACTCGTTCATAGTATTGAGTGATGACTTGCTCTGCTTTTTCTGGCTCACCTAGTATTTGAGCAATAAAGCGGAGATTTTCTTTGAAAGAGTAATTTAAACCCGGCAAATCTACCATAACTGTAGGTGCGATCGCAGATAATTCTTTATACAAACTTTTTTGGTATTCACGCATCAAAATTAAATCGGGTTTGAGCTTGATAATTCTTTCTAAATTAGGCTGATTTCCAGTGCCAATTATCTCGATACCAGCCGCTTCATCATTAGTTACACCACGGAATAAAAAGTCGTACTCTGGAAAATAACTGACTGTACCAATTGGTTTGATACCCAAAGACAATACCGGGTCTAAAAGACCAATATCATTTAATACAATAATTCGCTTTGGTTTGATGGGAATTCTTGTTTCACCCAAAGCGTGTTTGACTAATTTTGTGGCGACCGGAAGAGGAGATGTAGATAAATTATTATTACCTTGAATTACATTTTGCGAAATATTACCATGACAAGCTAATAGCA from Nostoc sp. UHCC 0870 includes these protein-coding regions:
- a CDS encoding TonB-dependent receptor; its protein translation is MSKLEQLIWIASLSGILVTMPAIAEEIKSSSIQEKKDNLKPVSKVKQLLAQSPIVIPQVRLQSTDKGLDIILETNQSDKLQSVVKSEGNNYIVDIPNTQLRLPNGDIFRQEKPTAGISEVIVTNLDANTVRVTVTGETGAPQVELFDGDEGLVFGVVPTVTTTQTPQTQPSTETQPEEPSAQSETPIELIVTGEQNRYRVPNASTGTRTDTLIRDIPQTIQVVPEEVIRDQRVTRLRDALLNVGGVVQNGGFGGGVDQLANRGFFTGGLFGGGILVDGFKDGRGGIRETANVERIEVLKGPASVLYGGVEPGGVINLVTKQPLRDPYYNAELSVGNFSTFRPSLDISGPLNSDKTLLYRLNSVYESSAGFRNFDQDIQRFFISPILKWEIGKATNLTFQFDYLNDERPFDRGFLAFGNGILDIPVERILGEPDDVRKVEEIGFSYRLEHNFNDNWKIRNAFRYQSSDSFDYRAEPVRLNETTGILSRNFRSNDDYQENYTLQTDLVGKFTTGSINHTLLFGVDLARATSGGTQKRLPGGITPSIDVFNPVYNAIPRPGLEELTNVVRNNQNRSTGLGIFLQDQIAFADNLKFLVGGRLDFVDQNSKNFLNGSESNQYDTAITPRLGIVYQPIQAISLYASYSQSFSPNFATSVDGTILEPERGTQYEVGVKAEFLDGKLAATLAAYDITKSNMATTDPANPDFSIPIGKQRSQGIELNVRGEISPGWNVIASYSYVDPKYTEFNDGLAGNRPANIPFNTASLWTTYQLQRGNLQGLGFGFGLFYIGDRQGDDDNTYVIPGYLRTDATIYYQRDNWRAGINIQNLFNEKYFHGANFGRVAIEPGAPLTVVGSFSVTF
- a CDS encoding iron-siderophore ABC transporter substrate-binding protein, which codes for MYGYLKLLLLGIVTIVLLLACHGNISQNVIQGNNNLSTSPLPVATKLVKHALGETRIPIKPKRIIVLNDIGLLDPVLSLGIKPIGTVSYFPEYDFLFRGVTNDEAAGIEIIGTGNQPNLERIIKLKPDLILMREYQKSLYKELSAIAPTVMVDLPGLNYSFKENLRFIAQILGEPEKAEQVITQYYERVQKLQNLMGERLKEIEVSVIYIFGEGLISTYSDNETYNQVFQDIGIRLIPVLANQKEETVVSSIEILNKYDADVLFVMNDTKQLTQAFFKILF